The sequence below is a genomic window from Zonotrichia leucophrys gambelii isolate GWCS_2022_RI chromosome 26, RI_Zleu_2.0, whole genome shotgun sequence.
CAAGAAGGACAGCCTGGGCAACCTGACCCTGATTGCGAGCCCTGGCCTGGGCCAGCCCGACACCTGCGGCCGCCTGGACAGCGCCGGGGGTGACCCCGCTGTCACCTTGTGGCACAAATGCAAGTGGAGCCACACCCAGGTCACCAAGACCTTCAAAGACAGGTGAGGGTCCCTGCAGTCCTCCTGGCTGGCATCTGCCActtggatgggtttggggggccagctgtgggtttagGGCAAAAGGACCCAGCCAAGGTGAAGAACAGCAGAGCCAAACCCTGTGTGTGTGGTTCTGCTCTTCCCTGGTGTGGGGACAGAGTGAGGTGGATCTGGAATGTTGTTGCTCAAATATCTGCCTCAAATTCTGTTCTAAACCCCATTCCTTGGAGCACAGCAGgctccaggagaggagaggcCATGGGAGAACAGTCACTGAGCATGGAATGTCCCTTTGCTGGCAACAGAggggcttcagtgccatcccatcccatcctaccccatcccatcccatcccatcccatcccatcccatcccatcccatcccatcccatcccatcccatcccatcccatcccatcccatcccatcccatcccatcccatcccatcccatcccagggaagAGCTCTCCCAGGAAGgcacccagtgctcccagcccctctgcctcaCAGAGGTTTTTGCAGGACATCCTTCATCCCAAACTGgttcagagcagccctgggccacCCGGGACTGGAGGTGGAaaatccctgctgcctttggagtGATGGGAGTGGTGGAGTTGGAATGAGCAAGACCAAGGAATGACCCCCCAACGAGAACAGATCTTCTCATcactctttccctccctcccctccttggAGCCAGCCTTTCCAAATTGGGAATCATTCCCATTGTTGGACcatttgcctgtgctgtgcccattaGGTGGATAAATAGAGatccctggcagctggggctgtgaatGGCTTTTCAAGGGAGCCAGCACACTTTAAATTATAATGAAAGAAAAGTATTGGCAGGCAGCAATAGCTGGCTTTCTGAAAATTACTGTTATGGAGTAACAAAGGATCTCTGCAGGTTGGGTATGATCAATATGGTTCCTTTGAGagtccctgaaaatccaccttATCAAGTTTGAGGCtctacaggaaaagaaaaaaataaagaagagaatATTCTCCTCTGGAGCTTATAAACCTGACGTGTCCCTTTGTGTGCTTTGTCTAGCTGCCCTGGGAAGATGCTTTTGAGGACAGACCTGCAGTACCACACAGATTCCCTTTTGGAGGATGCAAATGGGAAGCAGGCAGAAAGGAAGAGCTACAACCCCTGGGGACTGCACTGTCACCGGCAGCACCTGAACCGCATGTCCTCCAAGCACAACGAGAACAAACTCCATCGTatcctttctcctccctcccctccagcacagccctggctacAGATAACAGCTGGGAATCAGTGTAGGGTTTATTGCAGGGGAATGCATCCCATCCTTTGCACAGACTCTGGGAAAATAAGGAATATTCTCTGTtatcttgtaaaaaaaaaaaaaaaaagagagaaagaaaaaaccacatTTCCCATAAAGAGTTCTCAGCAGAAGTCAAAGATCCCCTTGGCATACATTTAAAAACACAACTATACAGGAATTAGCAGCTGCCTCgccttttattttcctattacACTTCATTACCCACCAGTCATGTGAGTAATAGAGTTTAACAACTTCCCCCACCCACCGGAGCGAGCTCAGCACCTAGGGAAGGTGTCAGAGTGACAGCCCAGGGCTACGGTGTCACTGGAGAATGGAGCTGTTGGGGCTTTAATTGGTAGGGCTGTAGTACAGTAAATTAACTGGAATTGGCAGCGAGAGGCCCATAGCAATGACACGTCGGAGAAATTGGCTGAGAAAGTCTCATTACAGTtgtgagctgctctggagagTGTCAGCAGTTGCTTTGATTTAAGGCCTCTTTCAATTAGAATTTCAAAGTATTGGGTTTCCCTTAAGTCACGCTCAGAGTTTCTCCTGCTGGAAAACGTGGTGTCCAAGTACAGCTACCCCTGCATCCTGGACCTGAAGATGGGCACTCGGCAGCACGGGGATGACGCCTCAGAGGAGAAGAAAGCTCGGCACATCAAGAAGTGTGAGCAGAGCACCTCGGCCTCGCTGGGCGTGCGCATCTGTGGGATGCAGGTAAAGCCTCCATCCCCTCTGGGTGTTGGTTCCCCCCTTGGTTCCTCGCTTGGAACCAAGCTGGAATCTCTAGGGGTTCTTGGCTGGTGTGAATTGAAGcagttttattctcttttcacCCCGAACACAGGCTGTAAAATGTGGGAATCCTTAAAATCAGTggggtttgggaaagctgcaaaaggcagacCTCAGAAACAGAACTGCGTTAGCGATAAGCAATAGCCTTAAGATTTGTCAGCAGATATATAAGAAGTAgaaagtaaggacaaatagaacaatggtttgtgtattgttttgtctgaccaaaGTGTGTCAGTGTCAAGCGTTACCTACCAAAGTAGTAATATGAAATTTAGAGTTAGGCACTAATTTGGCAGCacaggatttgaaaaatataaaggcTAAAATCTTTATTCAGTGTCACTGGCAGCGGATCCCTATCCGGAAGCTTGGGCTAATTGGGGTGTTGTTGGTTATGGTCTTGGGATAGGGTTGGTTATGGTGGTGGGGCTCGCTATAGGGCATGTGAGGCATCATTCGTGAATCCCTCACAACTCAGGATGATTTCATGGATTATTCCTCTGTTCCCTTGCAGGTTTACCAGGCAGACACTGGCCATTTCCTGTGCAAAGACAAATACTACGGGAGGAAGCTCTCTCCGGAGGGATTCCAGCAGACCCTGCGGCAGTTCCTGTGCAACGGGAACCAGCTGAGGACAGACCTGCTGGAGCCCATCATCCTGCGCCTCAAGGCCCTGCTGGCCGTGATCAGGAAGCAAAGCTCCTACAGGTTCtactccagctccctcctcatCATTTACGACGGGCAGGAGCACAAGGAGGGTGTGGATCAACACCTCCCCTTCCCAAAAACTCACAGCACGAACCCCTCCAGGGTGGATGTGAGGATGATAGACTTTGCCCACACCACCTTCAAAGGCTCCAAGAGCAACCCCAACCCCACCCCGTACGATGGGCCGGACCACGGCTACATTTTTGGCTTGGAGAACCTCATCAAAATCCTTCAGAGCCTGTTGGAAGGGAAGtgagaatttctgtgatttcctaATGACTGATAGCCCTGAAAATCCCTCTTGGGGTTGGCTGTGTGGGACCCTCTGGCCGCTGGATGTGGCACGGAACGAGCACGGATCAGTCGGGAAGTGCTGAAAATTTTCCGTGTGCCGTCACTGAACTGAAGCGTGGAAAGCAGAGAGCTGGAAGAATCTGCTCTCTCTGCCATCCATCAGAAGATTTATTCTCCTTTCTGGTTTTACTGCTGTCCTTGATTTATTTGTGAGCCAAAGAAAGCATTACTTGGGAAGAGTCTTAATGATAAACCAGGAGATGCTCGCCCCGCAGCCGAGCGGGAGGAGGGGGTTTGAGGCAGGAATGAACAGATGGAGCTTCCATTTGGAgcttcccttcctgctcctgctcaggtgGGAGGGAAAAACACCCTCCAACATTCCCAGTGCCCCTGGTCGGGATTCTCTGTGCACGTGTTCAGACCAAGAGCTGCACCTCACCAAGCTTTAACATCCCTGTGGGGTTAGGACAGGGAATTTTCCACGGATTTCCTATGAAAGAGGCTCCACTGGGGCTGGAGGTGTGGGAATGCAATGACTCTGTCAGGTATCAGCCACAAAAAACATTCACATCAAGGgatttttgcttaaaaaatacaagaaaaaaggaaaaaaacagtgtGAGATTGAGTCAGGGACTGGACGTCAAAGGTCACCCAGAAATTCTTTGATACAAatattctctgtgtgtgtgtgtgtgtgtgtgtgtgtgtgtgtgtgtgtgaaggagACAGTAACAAAAGACTCTAAAAATAATGTTTACAGCTTTTGTGGACAGATTTTATTATCACGATGGAACAAAGACAATTCCTTCCTGCATGGTGTGGGAAATCTGAAGGAGAAGTCCTTGCACAAGGAATAGAGCTACAGAACTCCACTAGTGGGGAGAGGggatagaaataaaattgtggAAGTAACTCCCACCGTTGTCcatctctttttcccctcctgcagcatcctTGAGGTACATTTATCCTTTGTTTAAGCCCATCATCTTTTAAGAGAGCTGTTATTGCCACGGGTTTAAACACCAGATCCCAAGGGAGACGCTTCACTTGGATTTACAGCACAaagctggggagctgctccaaTTTATAGTTGGAAAATTTAAGACATCTGGCCCAGTTATGTGTTTTGGTTGGCCCACAGTCCACCTGGGAAGACTCTTGTTCAGTGTTAGGTTATTGCGTGACCacaaattgtaaaaaaaaagccacagacACTCAATCTCAATAGGGGTTGAGCCACAGATTGTCCTGGCTCACAGCAGAAGTCTGTGATAAGACTTTGTGGCTTTGTGGATGAGTTTGTACAGAGCCACCTGAGCATGCTCAGGGTGCACATCAGGACATGGGATGGATGAGGAGGGTCTGGGTGTGAcaccacagccaggacagctcgTTGGGCAGCACCTCACTCTTCattgctgcacagaaaacaacTTGTGGGCTGAATAATTAGAAAAATCTCCATGTGTCCTCCCTTTTCACCCTTCATACACCTGCACagtgtggctgccccatccctggcagtgtccaaggccaggctggacggggcttggagctacctgggatagtggaaggtgtccatgcCATGGtagggggtggaatgagatggaaTTTAAGGTTCCTTCAATTCAAACCAtctgggaagggtctggaacaTCAGGAggggctgaaggagctgggaagggtgtGGAGCATCAGGAGGGGCTGACGGAGCcaggaagggtctggagcagaaGAGGCTGAAGGaactgggaagggtctggagcagtAGAGGCTTGAGGGAACCcagaagggtctggagcatcaggagggactgagggagccgggaagggtctggagccccaaaaggggctgagggagctgagaaaGCggcttagcctggagaaaacGGGGATTAAAAGGGGACCTTCTGTCTGGGCACGGCAGcatggctgggaatgggagcatgccctgacaggaggggacagccggagGGGGTcgtgctctgctccccagggacaTGACAAGGGAAAACACCCTCAAGCCGAGCCAGGGGAGTTCAGGTTGGAATTTCCTCACGGAAAGGACGGTGAGGCTTTGGAAGGGGCTGCACGGGGCGGGGTGTTGgaggtgctgctctgggcaccgaACGCACTTTAGGACCCGCCGCCCCCGTCAGGACTTTCCGCCCTCAGGCGTTCCCGCCCAGCCGCGCCCGCACGTGACCCGGCGGCGGCGCCACGTGACCCCCCTCGGCGCACGTGACCCGGCGCCATGGCCGCCAGCCGGTACCGGCGCTTCCTGCGGCTCTGCGAGGAATGGCCGGTGGAGGAGACCAAGCAGCAGCGGGACCTGGGTTCCTTCCTGCGGCAGAAGGTGGCGCAGGCCTTCCGCGAGGGCGAGAACACTCCGGTGAGGGGCGGGAGGGCGGCACGCCCGCGGCGCTGGCCTGGGAGGGCGCGGGGAGCGGCCCGGcgggggctctgaggggccgggccggggttCGGGGCTCACACGCGGTTCTGCACCGGGGCTCGCTGGGCTGTAGGAGGCTGTGCTCGGGCCTTCATGGAATATTAGAGCTGGGAGGCAACGGGAACTCCAGAGGTGATGGAGTCCGGCTGCTCCCGGGCCGGGCTCGGCAGAATTTGGAACACACATCCCGAGAAGGCTTTGGAATACCGGGCACGGGCTTTCCGAACTGTGCCCGGGACACCTGGGCTACACCTGGGACAAATGATTGGTAGCCAGGACACCGGGTTTGTGCCCGGGACCACCTGGTTTGTACCCAGGATAAATGGTTGGTGCCCAGGACACCTGGGTAGTGCCTAGGATAAATGGTTTGTGCTTAGGACACTGGGTTTTGTACCCAGGATAAATGGTTGGTGCCCGGGACACTGGGTTTTGTACCCAGGATAAATGGCTTGTGCCCAGGGCACCTGGTTGGTGCCCAGGACAATTTGCACCCAGGACAATTTGTACCCAGGACACCTGGTTGGTGCCCAGGACAATTTCTGACCAGGACAATTTGTACCCAGGACACCTGGTTTATACCCAGCACACCTGGTTTATACCCAGGACAGCTGTTTTATCCTCAGGATAACTGGTTCATACCCACTTCTTGCACCCTCTACACCATGTTCTTTGGAGAACCCCGTTGCTGTGCTTGTGGGAGTGGGGTACAGGGCTTTGGGAGtttctcagccctgctggaatCCAGCTAATCCTGTGATGTCCTTACCTCGAGGCTGGCATgatgggatgctgcagcactgcctgacACTGATGGAATGCAGTGGTTGTACAATTGAATTCCGCCTCCAGCTGTAATTCTGTTGGAGTTTAGGCTTTGCTGCTGAAATAAATTAGGGAATCTGCTGCCTGGCTTGGCTGCAGACCTTCCCAGGAGCGGAGGTGTTGCTGCAGAATGCAAATGTGCCCTTTCTTAGCATAAAAACATTGTTCCAGAGATGCACTTTAGACCTCAAGGGGCCATTAGAGGCTCCTAATCCTGTACTGGTGACCAGAATAGTCTGCAGCAGGCAGTTTGGGAAGGGTTTTATTGCTTTTCCATATGCTCAGGACAGCTTAATGTGTTGCACCAGTTGGCTCCAAGATCCCAAAGCTGCCACTGATCCTGGAAATCTGAATTGATGCCTGCAGCAGTGGTGGCAATTTGTGTGTGGAGAGGCTGAATGTGCTGCCAGGAGGAGCTTCTAAGAGGGGAACTGGAGCCACAGGGCTTCTTTAGCCATCTCATGGAATGAGATTTGCTGGATTTCCAGGGTTGGGATGCTGTTTGTGCCACCCTTTTAATGGCTGGATCTGCTGGAGCCTTGGGGGTCACCTGCAGGGGGATGTGGCTGTCCCTGTATCCTCTCTCCTGCAGAGACCTTTTCCTTACTCTTCCTACTTCATCCTGGCATGGTTTGTGTTATCTTTACTCTTATTTTAACCATTCATGGACCAACATTGAGTTCTGGGGTGAGCTGGGCTCATTCTACCCCAATAACAAACCATTGTGGACTGGgaaagcagctgagcaggggctgtgccaggcagagaCACCGGGGTGAGCCGGATCTTCCAGCTGAAATAGAAATCCAGTTACCCTCCAAGCTGTTCCTTGTCATCTGTGCTGATTTCCCTAATCAATTACAGGTTATTTTTAGCCCCCTACAGGTGTCCTGGCACCTTGTCCTGGGTGATTCCCTGCAATGAGGCAGGTGACAGCAGTGGCCTCGCAGCAGGAGGGGCACAgatctcacagcagcagccaataacgttctgtggggctgtggtttCACTGTCAGATCTTGTTGGGGCAGAGTTTCAGATCCATTCTGGGAATCCCAGGTGTTGTTATTCCTGCAGGCCGAGCTGGTGGGAGATGGAGGGGAAAAAcctggagcaggacagcagaTGGGCAGTATCCAGCAGTGCACTGGGATTTCTGATTGTCCCTTGGAACGAGGAGGGATTTTGCTGTGGAGATGCAAAACCAGACTTGTGTGACACTTGTGTCCCCTGCAGATCCCTGACCCCGAGGCCTGTGACCAAATGTACGAGAGCTTGGTCAGGATCCACACCAACTTCTACAAAAACAAGGTGAGAGCTGAGGCACTGGCCTCTGCCCCTCTTTTGGGGGGCAGCCACCATCTGCTGCAGGATTCCTGGGGATGGCagcttggctgggagtgcctgAGGGACAGCTGAGGGGTGGATgatgcagctgtgcctgtggtcacccatggcagctgctgggtgagcagggcaggccTGGTTCTTGGTGTGGATGAACAGAATCCCAGCTAAAACGCTCTCAGACTGAGCCAGCTGGTGACATTTGTGCCTTTTTCATGCACTACAAGTGAATTCTTtgtctctctccctccttttgctgctctcctgggaagTACCCACGCCTGAAGGACACCACCTTCACCGGGGTGACAGTGGAGGATTGCAGGACAATCCTGGCCACAGGTACTGCTGCTGGGCTTGGGCTgagagggcaggggaagggcacattctgggttttggggtgctcccTTGCACCCCTCCTCATCCCCTGGGACTGGAGGGCACCAAGGGGCTGCCTGCAGTTCCATGGAGGTGTTGGATGAGGAGTAAGTTCAGGAATAATTCAGTTGAGGAGTAACTCAGTATTTTGGGGTGAGGAATCAATTGGATTTTGCACTGTCAGGAACCACAGAGAGTTTGCAAAGGCTCTGTGGGGTCAGACAGCAGGAACACGTTTGCTACATCAGCCCAACCCTGAGCTCAGCTTCTCTTTCACCATCTTCCAATTCCCTTGGTATTCCTTGTGTGCCAGACCCTGGAAAGGAGCAGGTGCCCCACACAGAAATGCTCTCACCACATTCCTCatgaagggcagagctgggagccagagcagctttgtTCTGCTCCAGTTCCTGACTTTGATTGCAGTGCGTGGAAAGTGAGTATCAGTTGTTGGTGATAAGAGACTCCCTGCATTGATTGGAAGGGAAACCAACCTCGCCTCGGGCCTGGAATGAAAATTCATTAAGAAGAGAagtcaggaaaggaaattagaTGGAAGGCAGAGCTGTTTTAAGAGGGTTTCATTTCTCTGCTTGCCTGCTTATCTTCTTCTGGCCCATCTCTgtctcccttctccttttgcAGACATTCTGAGACAGAtggaagacaggaaaaaagggaCGTGGAAAAGACTGCGGGAAAAGTTCTCTGCCAAGAAACCCGAGGAGGGTTGAAGTGAGGGCCCAGCTCTCAGCTTCTCCACTGTACATATCCCTGAAGCTCTGTGTGTTGCCATGATGAATAAAACCACTTATTCCTCTTAGCAACAGCATTTTTGTTCAGCCCTACCCTTTATATTCTTCATATTTAGTGCCTCCTTTTTTGCTGCTGAGAATCTGGGGCAGAGCTTAACACATCCATCCATGCTGGAGCAACGGAGGGAAGGGAACTTTGTGGTGTCAAACCTGACCCTTTGCATCTCAAAAAATGGAACAAGCAGAagctgcccagagggaggaggtgCAGCTTTAAATGTTCTTGTGAAGAGAACAGAGAGGATGTGAAAACCTCTCTGtgcttgtgtttgtgtgttAGCCCAGGGACCAGGGAGGGAGAACTTTAATCaccacatttattttcctttggagaAGACAGAGGACAGAGGGTGACTTTGCCATGGTGACAGTGGAGCACGAGTTTAATTGAGATTTtaatcagctgctgctgctggaggagccagctctgtgcagatCCCCCCCAGCCTGAGGAGAGGGATGTGTGGGTTAGTGCAGAGCTGAGGGTGAAGGCAGGATTAAATGACATGCTGCTAGATGGAGCCATAAACACATTTCAAATGTTCTGCAACTTCACTGTTATGggcttttttattctcttttagaGCTGTACTGCTTTCATCAGTGTCTGTTCTTGGGcttggagctggggctggcttgGGAAGGATGAGtgtctggagcagagctgtgccagggctccacAGCACCAACAGCTGCTCCTTTTTATGGCTTTCAGCAGTGATTTCCTGGCAGGCACTGAAAGAATTCAAAACTGCAGCAGGCTCTGgtccagagctccaggaaccaaggctggtgctggtggtggcTCCTCATGGCAGCGTTTGGCAGGGGATGTGCAacacctggagctgggagcagcaggctggggagcaccttgggtgccagccctgcttgggGTTCTGttccacagccccaacacacagagggcacagggaagggactTTCTTTACCACGTTGAAGTTTTTATTATAACATGATTCTGTATTTAATTTAGTTAAGGCAATTTACACTTCAGTTCTTAAGTAACAATGataacaactaaaaaaaaaaaacaaaacaacaacaacaaaaaaggtaaaacaTGACACCAGAGATGAAACTAAAACACAGGACACCCCTTCACAGTGAACTCCTGTAAACCTGCAGGCTCCTACTACTGCTGCCCAAAGATCCTTGGTCCACAGAAGGCAAAAGACTTTTAGTTCCCACTAGGACAAGCTCAGCTCCTCATCTGGCAAGTTAATTAAATTAAACCCACCTCCTTGAGTTCAGCTGCTCTTTCCTGCACCACAGGATGGAGAGAATTCTGTCAATGGAGAGGGGTCAGCgtggagcaggcacagcagataACGAGGGCTGCTTGGCAAATACCCACAGGGACAAGTGGCACTCGGAATAAGTTAAATAGTGCGGCCCTACAGCTACTTACCCCACAGCTGAGGGGGGCTGGAGCACATGGAGATAAAGATACAACCCTCCACAGTTGCAAAATAAAAGAGTTATTGCAATGAGGAATGAAAGTCCTGTATGGTTTATCTTCCTACGAGGGTGTTGGAAAAACACCTGGGCCCAGGTGTGGGCTCCGGCCggtccctgctcctgggattGCTTACAAGCTCTAAGGGAGATGCTGCCTGGGAAGCCCTTTCCATGTGGTCCATTGTCCCCAGGCAGTGACAATCCATGCctggagcccagggaggagcagcctcagctgccaCAGGTGCAGTCCCTCGGTGGCAGGAGCTGTCTCAGTGGTTCATGGTGTTCTGCACATCCACAAACCCCATCCTCTGCCTGCGCTTCCGCTGCTCCGTCATCTGCAATTCCAACAGGGACGTGCTGAGGCAATTCCAGGCCCTCCTGCTCTTGGATGTGCTTCCCAAGTGTCTGACTGTGCTGCTTTGAGCCTCTGCCAGCAAGCTCTGAGCTGGTGAGGCACTTCCCAAACCCACGTGTCCCAAgtgtccccatttccccccaaaaagagctgcaggagccctgtgctTGTCTTTGTGCTGCCTTGGG
It includes:
- the IP6K3 gene encoding inositol hexakisphosphate kinase 3 → MPKCSLIAPSGAAGRSSEKPGPGSPRRAPAAPDSIGERAAWRKSQRGGNSRVGDSWPSPARASLCLPAPCAAAEGSAAPWAVPGTMVGQSPAEPRAAVLLQPFVHQVGGHTSMLTYDEHTICKPLVSQELSFYESLPLAMRQFTPQYKGIVSVHLKKDSLGNLTLIASPGLGQPDTCGRLDSAGGDPAVTLWHKCKWSHTQVTKTFKDSCPGKMLLRTDLQYHTDSLLEDANGKQAERKSYNPWGLHCHRQHLNRMSSKHNENKLHQFLLLENVVSKYSYPCILDLKMGTRQHGDDASEEKKARHIKKCEQSTSASLGVRICGMQVYQADTGHFLCKDKYYGRKLSPEGFQQTLRQFLCNGNQLRTDLLEPIILRLKALLAVIRKQSSYRFYSSSLLIIYDGQEHKEGVDQHLPFPKTHSTNPSRVDVRMIDFAHTTFKGSKSNPNPTPYDGPDHGYIFGLENLIKILQSLLEGK
- the LOC135457948 gene encoding ubiquinol-cytochrome c reductase complex assembly factor 2, whose protein sequence is MAASRYRRFLRLCEEWPVEETKQQRDLGSFLRQKVAQAFREGENTPIPDPEACDQMYESLVRIHTNFYKNKYPRLKDTTFTGVTVEDCRTILATDILRQMEDRKKGTWKRLREKFSAKKPEEG